The following proteins are co-located in the Brevibacillus laterosporus DSM 25 genome:
- a CDS encoding helix-turn-helix domain-containing protein, producing the protein MEERFTTRFASSEKEFLTQFGVNFGFTQVHSKVDRCYFLSSDAKALYHNLNQYAYNGSKECFPSQALLRAELGWSKNSVTKYVKELREKGLISTIRNTGRPLMYLIEELHKVPVIAHSEIVHEVRKELFGADEREVFTNALEVYKVSGEFGIISNADNPLDYREIVFQWFVRFKGEPKSQETVEVIEEAPKPLAPRSRQVTIVNTEGVEKVGDPTKPEKGKKKGVSKNPDEAPVEDWNTNHFRTYFMRQYQNKYHNTYSWTEEDQKTMGRVVGSKEDNNTLKESIDRFFSIDQFSPKTVRLFGSTNTQAVLDEFFRTGKLPWYMTKDEEKPRLEEDSSGEQYDLFS; encoded by the coding sequence ATGGAGGAGAGATTCACAACAAGGTTTGCTTCATCCGAGAAAGAGTTTCTTACTCAGTTTGGAGTTAACTTTGGCTTCACCCAAGTTCACAGCAAGGTAGACAGATGTTATTTTCTTTCGAGTGATGCCAAGGCTCTCTACCACAATCTAAATCAGTATGCGTACAACGGTAGCAAGGAGTGCTTCCCGAGCCAAGCCCTGCTTAGAGCTGAACTAGGGTGGTCTAAGAACTCGGTTACCAAGTATGTCAAAGAACTTAGAGAGAAGGGGTTAATCAGTACTATCCGCAATACAGGGAGACCTTTGATGTACCTTATTGAAGAGCTTCATAAGGTTCCTGTAATCGCACACTCGGAGATAGTACACGAGGTTCGTAAAGAGTTGTTTGGTGCGGACGAGCGTGAGGTATTCACCAATGCCTTGGAAGTTTACAAGGTGTCTGGTGAGTTCGGGATCATCAGTAATGCTGATAACCCCTTGGATTATCGAGAGATAGTTTTTCAATGGTTTGTACGGTTCAAGGGGGAGCCTAAATCGCAAGAGACTGTCGAGGTAATTGAAGAAGCTCCGAAGCCTTTAGCGCCTAGAAGTCGTCAAGTGACGATTGTTAATACAGAGGGCGTGGAGAAGGTTGGAGACCCTACAAAGCCTGAGAAAGGCAAGAAGAAGGGAGTCAGCAAGAACCCTGATGAAGCTCCAGTAGAGGACTGGAATACCAACCATTTCCGCACTTACTTCATGCGGCAGTATCAGAACAAGTACCATAATACCTACTCTTGGACAGAGGAAGACCAAAAGACGATGGGTAGGGTAGTAGGTTCCAAAGAGGATAACAACACTCTAAAGGAATCCATCGACAGATTTTTCAGCATTGACCAGTTCTCTCCTAAGACTGTTAGGTTGTTCGGTTCCACCAACACCCAGGCTGTTCTGGATGAGTTCTTTCGGACGGGTAAGCTCCCATGGTATATGACCAAGGATGAAGAGAAACCACGGCTAGAGGAGGACTCAAGCGGTGAGCAGTACGACTTATTTAGTTAG
- a CDS encoding tyrosine recombinase XerC — translation MRLLEDFYNYMMNEKNLALNTVDGYGRDLNQFTSFIDKTITKITSEDVSSFLAHRRAEGDGVATVSRKLSAIKSFYTFLVRKGKMKYNPAASIEGMKKPKRLPKPVDAEDIDRLLDIIDNLRDRTVFEVLYGAGIRREELCSIRVDEINFRKGELRVVGKGDKERIVPIFPRTLGYMKSLAAEHGKEWLFPSIKTGGHLGKRQINEIVNKWRSAAGLDWITPHKFRHSFATHLLDNGADLGDIQELLGHSSPETTKIYAQVSKSRARSAVMRHPLAQK, via the coding sequence ATGAGATTACTTGAGGATTTTTACAACTACATGATGAACGAGAAGAACCTTGCTCTGAACACTGTGGATGGTTACGGAAGGGATTTAAACCAATTCACTTCATTTATTGATAAGACTATTACGAAGATAACTTCAGAAGATGTTTCATCGTTCCTCGCCCACCGTCGCGCTGAAGGTGACGGGGTTGCTACCGTAAGTCGAAAGCTATCAGCAATTAAGTCTTTTTACACTTTTCTAGTGCGTAAAGGAAAAATGAAATACAACCCTGCGGCATCCATAGAAGGCATGAAGAAGCCTAAGAGGTTACCAAAACCAGTAGATGCAGAAGATATAGATAGACTATTAGATATTATTGATAATTTGAGAGATCGCACGGTTTTCGAGGTATTGTATGGGGCAGGTATTCGTAGAGAGGAGCTGTGCTCCATTAGGGTGGATGAGATCAACTTCAGGAAGGGTGAACTGAGGGTTGTTGGTAAAGGAGACAAGGAACGAATCGTCCCTATCTTCCCTCGTACCCTTGGGTATATGAAGTCACTAGCGGCAGAGCATGGAAAAGAATGGCTGTTCCCTAGTATTAAGACTGGTGGGCACCTAGGCAAGCGGCAGATCAACGAGATCGTTAACAAATGGAGAAGTGCCGCAGGTCTTGACTGGATAACCCCACATAAATTCCGACATTCATTTGCCACTCACCTGCTAGACAACGGAGCAGATCTTGGCGACATTCAAGAACTCTTAGGGCACAGTAGTCCTGAGACCACTAAGATATATGCCCAGGTAAGTAAGAGTCGGGCGCGAAGTGCGGTCATGCGTCATCCATTAGCACAAAAATAA